A region of Acidisarcina sp. DNA encodes the following proteins:
- the polA gene encoding DNA polymerase I encodes MSANADTPQPVFLLDSMSFIFRAYHAMQRQRPMSTRTGVPTAATYVFVNMINKLRRDFHPEYLAAVFDVSGGVFRDEKAKSLTLRKFNAETQAYEEVDYHGYKANRVEMPPDLAQQLPYIRRALEAFRIPILQSAGYEADDVIGTLARQAAEAGHPVLIVSSDKDMMQLVNEHVKVLNPTKDNLILDREKVKETLGVPPEQVIDVMALRGDTIDNIPGAPGIGDKGSVELIQQFGSVEAALDHADEVKRKTYRESLQNNRDTVLLSKELVTISTDVPVTLDLEEMRTLSPDTGACRTLFTELEFTSMLKDLAPEEFTKVAFNLKPTSQEIAAFVAEARKHGFSLAVEPSLFQVATEQVGEQETEAVEEDLPVLKTMSLLDLVEEEERKQEAPVFRLGLCCAAGDALLVSLDGEGCEELRALLEDESVAKSVHDLKGMQRSLEQQGVELRGVQNDIMLFSYLVNPTHSTHRLSDVAARFTARPLQETGEAQLPEAAHVIHQLAATLRHDVEELGERSVYEEIDLPLVPLLRRMEDAGVRIDSVVLNRMGDRLSAEMQRLGEEIFSQSGHRFNLNSPRQLGDVLFNKMGLPKPMKYGKGKVVSTAQDVLEDLSVHHAVPRLVLEYRQLAKLKSNYVDSLPLLVDRDGRVHTTFNQVGTATGRLSSTNPNLQNIPIRTELGREIRAAFIAAPGRVLLSADYSQIELRLMAHFSEDPLLVHAYATNQDIHTLTASEVFGIPAAQMDKETRNRAKAVNFGIVYGISPFGLAAQLGISQSEARLYIDTYFARYQGVRAYIDRVLEETRREQRVRTLFGRVRPIPDIQSRNANLRGFAERTAVNTPLQGTAADLIKLAMIRIDKRLAKEKLDTVMTLQVHDELLFDVVEDEAETVRSLVKQEMEGVIQLKVPLVADCGIGANWRDLK; translated from the coding sequence ATGTCTGCCAACGCTGATACCCCACAGCCCGTCTTCCTGCTTGATTCCATGTCGTTCATCTTCCGCGCCTATCACGCCATGCAACGGCAGCGGCCCATGTCCACGCGCACGGGGGTGCCCACGGCGGCAACCTACGTCTTTGTGAACATGATCAACAAGCTGCGGCGCGACTTCCACCCGGAGTATCTGGCAGCGGTCTTCGATGTCAGCGGAGGCGTCTTTCGCGACGAGAAGGCAAAGTCGCTGACGCTGCGCAAGTTCAACGCGGAAACGCAGGCTTACGAAGAAGTGGACTACCACGGCTATAAGGCCAACCGCGTCGAGATGCCACCGGACCTGGCACAGCAGTTGCCCTATATCCGCCGCGCATTGGAGGCGTTTCGCATTCCCATCCTGCAGTCGGCGGGATATGAGGCAGACGACGTCATCGGCACGCTTGCGCGGCAGGCGGCGGAGGCAGGGCATCCGGTGCTGATTGTCTCCAGCGATAAGGACATGATGCAGTTGGTGAATGAGCATGTGAAGGTGCTCAACCCGACGAAGGACAACCTGATCCTCGATCGCGAAAAGGTGAAGGAGACGTTGGGCGTTCCGCCGGAACAGGTGATCGACGTGATGGCGCTGCGGGGCGACACGATCGACAACATTCCCGGTGCTCCCGGTATTGGAGACAAAGGCTCGGTGGAGCTGATCCAGCAGTTCGGCAGCGTGGAGGCGGCGCTCGATCATGCCGATGAGGTCAAGCGCAAGACCTACCGCGAATCGTTGCAGAACAACCGGGACACGGTGCTGCTGAGCAAGGAGCTGGTGACGATTTCGACCGATGTTCCGGTGACGCTGGATCTCGAAGAGATGCGCACTCTCTCGCCGGACACGGGCGCATGCCGCACGCTCTTCACCGAGCTGGAATTCACCTCGATGTTGAAGGATCTGGCGCCGGAGGAGTTCACCAAGGTTGCCTTCAACCTCAAGCCAACCTCGCAGGAGATTGCAGCATTTGTGGCGGAGGCGCGGAAGCATGGCTTCTCGCTTGCCGTCGAGCCATCGCTGTTTCAGGTGGCCACCGAGCAGGTGGGAGAGCAGGAGACGGAAGCCGTTGAAGAAGATCTTCCGGTGCTCAAGACGATGTCTCTGCTGGATCTTGTCGAAGAAGAGGAGCGCAAGCAGGAAGCACCCGTCTTCCGCCTGGGCCTCTGCTGCGCGGCGGGCGATGCATTGCTGGTTTCGCTGGACGGCGAAGGATGCGAGGAGTTGCGCGCGCTGCTCGAAGACGAGTCCGTCGCAAAATCGGTACACGATCTGAAGGGGATGCAGCGTTCGCTGGAGCAGCAGGGTGTCGAACTGCGCGGAGTGCAGAACGACATTATGCTGTTCTCCTACCTGGTCAATCCCACGCACTCCACGCATCGGCTGAGTGATGTGGCAGCGCGCTTTACCGCGCGTCCTCTGCAGGAGACGGGAGAGGCGCAATTGCCGGAGGCGGCCCACGTCATTCACCAGCTTGCTGCCACGCTGCGCCACGATGTGGAAGAACTCGGAGAGCGCAGTGTCTACGAGGAGATCGACCTGCCGCTGGTGCCGCTGCTGCGCAGGATGGAAGACGCCGGAGTACGCATCGACAGCGTCGTGTTGAACCGCATGGGCGACCGGCTGTCGGCGGAGATGCAGCGGCTGGGAGAGGAGATATTTTCGCAGTCTGGCCACCGCTTCAATCTCAACTCGCCGCGCCAGCTTGGCGATGTGCTGTTCAACAAGATGGGTTTGCCCAAGCCAATGAAGTATGGCAAGGGAAAGGTTGTTTCCACGGCACAGGATGTGCTCGAAGATCTTTCCGTGCACCACGCCGTTCCGCGCCTGGTGCTGGAGTATCGCCAGCTTGCCAAGCTCAAGTCAAACTATGTGGACTCGCTGCCGCTGCTCGTTGATCGCGACGGTCGTGTCCATACCACGTTTAACCAGGTAGGCACGGCAACCGGCAGGCTCTCATCGACGAATCCCAACTTGCAGAACATCCCGATTCGTACCGAACTGGGGAGAGAGATTCGCGCCGCGTTTATTGCCGCGCCGGGCCGCGTGCTGCTCTCCGCGGATTACTCGCAGATCGAGCTGAGGCTGATGGCGCATTTCTCCGAGGATCCGCTGCTTGTGCATGCCTATGCGACCAACCAGGACATCCATACGCTGACTGCTTCCGAGGTGTTTGGGATTCCCGCCGCGCAGATGGACAAGGAGACGCGAAACCGCGCCAAGGCGGTGAACTTCGGTATCGTGTATGGCATCTCCCCGTTTGGCCTTGCGGCGCAGTTGGGAATCTCGCAGAGCGAGGCGCGGCTGTATATCGATACTTACTTCGCACGCTACCAGGGCGTGCGTGCTTATATCGATCGCGTGCTGGAGGAGACGAGGCGCGAACAGCGCGTGCGAACGCTTTTTGGCCGCGTGCGCCCCATCCCCGATATCCAGAGCCGCAACGCCAATCTGCGCGGATTTGCCGAGCGCACAGCGGTGAACACGCCGCTGCAGGGCACCGCCGCCGACCTCATCAAGCTCGCCATGATCCGCATCGACAAGCGGCTGGCGAAGGAGAAGCTTGATACCGTGATGACGCTGCAGGTGCACGACGAACTGCTCTTTGATGTGGTGGAGGATGAAGCAGAGACGGTACGGTCGCTGGTGAAGCAGGAGATGGAAGGCGTCATCCAGTTGAAGGTCCCGCTGGTGGCCGACTGCGGCATCGGCGCGAACTGGCGGGACCTGAAGTAG
- the queA gene encoding tRNA preQ1(34) S-adenosylmethionine ribosyltransferase-isomerase QueA has translation MLVQDFDFDLPEELIAQEPPAERSGARMLQLNRRTGAFRDSVFLDLPSLLNEGDLLVLNNSRVIPARLFAHRSVRKGQQPPTGMIEVLLTEQISEWEWRALVRPGRKVGVGEMLHFTAPQEASSAPMLQAEVVARGEFGERVLRFTPCGDFWGALDRLGHIPLPPYIHRNDAAADRERYQTVYAEQRGSVAAPTAGLHFTPEVLARLRARGVRIAFVTLHVGLGTFAPLRVERVEEIRLHAERYTLPAETAEELNAAQREGRRVIAAGTTTVRTLEHCALRAGGAPLEAHSGVTSIFLSPGSEFRLVQAMLTNFHLPQSSLLMLVSAFAGRENVLAAYRHAVASRYRFFSYGDCMFIS, from the coding sequence GTGCTTGTTCAGGATTTTGATTTCGATCTCCCCGAAGAACTTATCGCGCAGGAGCCGCCGGCGGAGCGCTCTGGCGCGCGCATGCTGCAACTTAACCGGCGTACTGGCGCATTCCGCGATAGCGTCTTTCTCGACCTGCCTTCGTTGCTGAACGAGGGCGACCTGCTGGTGCTCAACAACAGCAGGGTGATTCCGGCGCGGCTGTTTGCGCATCGCTCCGTGAGGAAGGGGCAGCAGCCCCCAACCGGCATGATTGAAGTGCTGCTGACCGAACAGATCTCCGAGTGGGAGTGGCGGGCGCTGGTGCGTCCGGGGCGCAAAGTAGGCGTAGGAGAGATGCTTCACTTCACGGCTCCGCAGGAGGCGTCATCGGCGCCCATGCTGCAGGCGGAGGTCGTAGCAAGAGGCGAGTTCGGCGAGCGTGTGCTCCGGTTTACGCCATGCGGAGATTTCTGGGGGGCTCTCGACCGGCTGGGACATATCCCGCTGCCTCCCTACATCCACCGCAACGATGCAGCGGCGGATCGTGAGCGCTATCAGACGGTATATGCAGAGCAGCGTGGATCGGTGGCCGCGCCAACGGCGGGCCTGCACTTTACGCCTGAGGTGCTGGCGAGGTTGCGCGCGCGAGGTGTCCGCATCGCCTTTGTAACGCTGCATGTGGGGCTGGGCACCTTTGCTCCGCTGCGGGTTGAGCGGGTGGAGGAGATTCGCCTGCACGCCGAACGATACACGTTGCCTGCCGAGACCGCAGAGGAGCTGAACGCCGCGCAACGCGAAGGCCGGCGCGTCATCGCTGCCGGAACCACCACTGTCCGCACCCTGGAACACTGTGCGCTACGGGCCGGGGGAGCGCCGCTCGAGGCGCACAGCGGAGTGACGAGCATCTTTCTTTCGCCGGGATCGGAGTTTCGCCTGGTGCAGGCGATGCTTACCAACTTTCATCTGCCGCAATCGAGCCTGTTGATGCTGGTGAGCGCCTTCGCCGGACGCGAGAACGTATTGGCGGCCTACCGTCATGCGGTTGCCAGCCGTTACCGCTTCTTCTCTTACGGCGACTGTATGTTTATCAGCTGA
- a CDS encoding lysophospholipid acyltransferase family protein — MGQRIALAVVPSLVALALHAIGSTLRYEIICEPGAEIPPPPGTGIYCMWHRAVLLATCYFRQYRAVVLISQSFDGELITRAAAKLGYGAARGSSSRGSHEGLLGMKQALEQGHPAIFTADGPRGPVYRTKMGPVKLAQMTGYPASSFYLLPERTWQVPSWDRLLVPKPFSRVVVSFARSVPVAADADAAELEARRLELEAALERARLNAEAYMAGQPQTAEVYRL, encoded by the coding sequence ATGGGCCAACGTATTGCGCTGGCGGTTGTTCCCTCATTGGTTGCGCTGGCCCTGCATGCCATCGGCTCAACCCTGCGGTATGAGATTATCTGCGAACCAGGCGCTGAGATACCGCCGCCACCTGGCACTGGAATCTATTGCATGTGGCATCGCGCCGTACTGCTTGCCACCTGCTACTTCCGCCAGTATCGCGCCGTTGTGCTCATCAGCCAGAGCTTTGACGGCGAGTTGATTACCCGGGCCGCGGCGAAGCTTGGCTATGGAGCGGCTCGCGGGTCCAGCAGCCGCGGCAGCCACGAAGGTTTGCTGGGCATGAAGCAGGCGCTGGAGCAGGGGCATCCGGCGATCTTTACCGCCGACGGGCCGCGCGGTCCGGTCTACCGCACCAAGATGGGCCCGGTGAAGCTGGCACAAATGACCGGCTATCCCGCGTCCTCCTTTTACCTGCTGCCGGAGCGTACATGGCAGGTGCCCTCCTGGGACCGTCTGCTGGTCCCCAAGCCCTTCTCTCGCGTGGTGGTCAGCTTTGCCCGCTCTGTGCCGGTTGCTGCTGACGCCGATGCCGCCGAACTGGAAGCGCGGCGGCTGGAGCTGGAAGCTGCGCTGGAGCGTGCCCGGCTGAACGCCGAGGCATACATGGCAGGGCAGCCTCAGACAGCAGAAGTGTACAGGCTCTAA
- the recG gene encoding ATP-dependent DNA helicase RecG gives MLALETQVQFVRGIGPRIAETIKAKGILTVEDLLYHLPFRYEDRLNPRGLNELVAGEMASVIGEVRGTALLRTRSMPIFEMTIGQGVETLKCMWFHGTYLKDKFQPGQMVALFGKVEPSSSKRGFKMIQPQFEILPTDLDDDLSRLLEVGRITPVYESLSGTSKLSSRWIRRVIHGVLEDLKGQVPESLPRALCERLQLPSREQSFRGVHFPEAGTPFVQLQSSATAAHRRLIFEELFYLELGLELKRRKFKEKTGIAFQTGSTVREALREILPFHPTTAQKRALGEIVTDMRRPGPMRRLLQGDVGSGKTIVAMQAMLVAMENGCQAALMAPTEILATQHYLAARKLLERSSRRYKTVLLTGSLDDERKRNARRAIYQGEANLVIGTHALIEEKVDFANLGLIVVDEQHRFGVLQRFRLMQKPNAAEPDVLVMTATPIPRTLALSLYGDLDLSVLDELPPGRTPIVTRQVSDERASDVWQFVRKQVAAGHQAYVVYPVIEGAKDDQPELDFAPPETEEATAPAKRGTSASRKKPTKAASLFTADKPSLKSAISMYDNLRANDLAGLRLGLLHGRLDSDEKEVIMRRFQRGEIDVLIATTVIEVGVDVPNATVMVVEHAERFGLAQLHQLRGRVGRGAARSWCILMTSGRISPNAEQRLAAMVRTQDGFELAELDLQLRGPGEFFGTRQAGLPDFRVASLVRDRALLEQAKQEAARFVQQPLAEATEEEKARVWKQLKDAWQRRYGLVEAG, from the coding sequence GTGCTTGCCCTTGAAACCCAGGTCCAGTTTGTCCGCGGCATCGGCCCGCGTATCGCGGAGACGATCAAGGCCAAGGGCATCCTCACCGTCGAAGATCTGCTCTACCATCTGCCGTTTCGCTATGAAGACCGGCTCAATCCTCGCGGCCTGAACGAGCTGGTCGCCGGAGAGATGGCAAGCGTCATCGGCGAGGTGCGCGGCACCGCACTGCTGCGCACGCGATCCATGCCCATCTTTGAAATGACCATCGGCCAGGGCGTGGAGACGCTCAAGTGCATGTGGTTCCACGGCACCTACCTCAAAGACAAGTTCCAGCCCGGGCAGATGGTCGCGCTCTTCGGCAAAGTGGAGCCTTCCAGCTCCAAACGCGGCTTCAAAATGATCCAGCCGCAGTTTGAGATCCTGCCCACCGACCTGGACGACGACCTCAGCCGGCTGCTCGAAGTGGGCCGCATCACGCCGGTTTACGAATCGCTGAGCGGCACCAGCAAATTGAGCTCGCGCTGGATACGCCGCGTGATCCACGGAGTCCTTGAAGACCTCAAGGGCCAGGTGCCGGAATCGCTGCCCAGGGCGCTGTGCGAACGTCTGCAGCTTCCCAGCCGCGAGCAGTCCTTTCGCGGAGTGCACTTTCCCGAAGCGGGTACCCCCTTCGTCCAGTTGCAGTCCTCGGCGACCGCCGCCCACCGCCGCCTGATCTTTGAGGAGCTGTTCTATCTCGAATTGGGGCTTGAACTGAAGCGGCGCAAGTTCAAGGAGAAGACTGGCATCGCGTTCCAGACAGGCAGCACCGTGCGGGAGGCGCTGCGCGAGATTCTTCCCTTCCACCCCACCACGGCGCAGAAGCGGGCCCTGGGCGAGATTGTGACCGACATGCGGCGGCCCGGCCCCATGCGCCGCCTTCTGCAGGGAGACGTCGGCTCCGGCAAAACCATCGTCGCCATGCAGGCCATGCTGGTAGCCATGGAAAATGGCTGCCAGGCGGCCCTGATGGCCCCGACGGAGATTCTGGCTACACAGCACTACCTGGCCGCCCGCAAGCTGCTGGAGCGCTCCTCACGCCGCTACAAAACGGTTCTGCTGACTGGCTCGCTTGACGATGAGCGCAAACGCAATGCGCGGCGCGCAATTTACCAGGGAGAGGCCAACCTCGTCATCGGAACCCATGCGCTGATTGAAGAAAAGGTCGACTTCGCCAATCTCGGGCTGATCGTGGTCGATGAGCAGCACCGCTTCGGAGTCCTGCAGCGCTTTCGCCTGATGCAGAAGCCGAACGCGGCAGAACCGGATGTACTGGTGATGACCGCGACCCCCATCCCCCGCACCCTCGCCCTGTCGCTCTATGGCGATCTCGACTTGAGCGTTCTGGACGAATTGCCGCCGGGAAGAACTCCCATCGTCACCCGGCAGGTCAGCGACGAGCGCGCCAGCGATGTCTGGCAGTTTGTCCGAAAACAGGTCGCCGCGGGGCATCAGGCATATGTCGTATATCCGGTCATCGAAGGGGCGAAGGACGATCAGCCGGAACTTGATTTCGCTCCCCCGGAGACGGAGGAAGCAACCGCGCCGGCAAAGCGCGGGACGTCCGCCTCGCGAAAAAAACCAACAAAGGCCGCCTCGCTCTTTACCGCCGACAAACCCTCGCTGAAGTCTGCCATCAGCATGTACGACAACCTGCGCGCCAACGACCTCGCCGGCCTTCGTCTGGGGCTGCTGCACGGCCGCCTCGATTCTGACGAGAAAGAGGTCATCATGCGGCGCTTCCAGCGTGGCGAGATCGACGTCCTCATCGCCACGACGGTGATTGAAGTCGGCGTGGACGTGCCCAATGCGACGGTAATGGTGGTCGAGCACGCGGAGCGGTTCGGATTGGCGCAACTGCACCAGTTGCGCGGCCGCGTCGGTCGCGGCGCAGCCCGGTCGTGGTGCATCCTGATGACCTCCGGCCGCATCTCCCCCAACGCCGAGCAGCGATTGGCTGCCATGGTGCGCACCCAGGATGGGTTTGAACTGGCGGAGCTGGATCTGCAGCTACGCGGCCCCGGAGAGTTCTTCGGAACCCGCCAGGCGGGTCTGCCGGACTTTCGCGTAGCCAGCCTGGTGCGCGACCGCGCTCTGCTGGAGCAGGCCAAGCAGGAGGCCGCCCGCTTCGTACAGCAGCCCCTGGCGGAGGCCACCGAAGAAGAAAAAGCCCGCGTCTGGAAGCAACTGAAAGATGCCTGGCAACGCCGCTACGGTCTGGTTGAAGCAGGGTAG
- a CDS encoding MlaD family protein — protein sequence MPSQQEVRWSQLKVGVLVIAALSALTALIFLMTGNTGGFFTGRLIVRSYFENAAGVKVGAPVNLEGVTIGNVKAVRVVPGHGLTPVEVTMSVNRRFLNGLRIDSKSTLETVGVLGDTVVDINSKHATGPVIENNAELQTTESPNLSDVIKSSQGTIEQLNTILAKVNNLIDAMSSGKGSIGQLINNPDLYNKAVKTLNDLQATSDRINSGKGTIGKLVADDTLYNRINDTAARLQDIADGLDSGKGTAGKLLKDEQLYHNLNSSVSSANQLLADINAGKGGLGLLAKDPAFAKKLDDTVTKLDSILNRADSGEGTLGQLVRNPALYNNTNQMLTETRGLIVGIRENPKKYLTFHVKVF from the coding sequence GTGCCAAGTCAGCAGGAAGTCCGGTGGTCTCAACTGAAAGTGGGCGTACTGGTGATTGCGGCGTTGTCTGCCCTCACCGCGCTGATCTTCCTGATGACAGGCAACACCGGTGGCTTTTTCACCGGCCGATTGATCGTGCGCTCCTATTTTGAGAACGCTGCGGGAGTCAAAGTTGGCGCTCCGGTCAATCTCGAAGGCGTCACCATCGGGAATGTGAAGGCCGTGCGCGTTGTGCCGGGCCACGGGCTCACCCCGGTGGAAGTCACCATGTCGGTGAACAGGAGGTTTCTGAATGGCCTCCGCATAGACTCAAAATCGACACTGGAGACGGTAGGCGTTCTGGGCGACACGGTTGTCGACATCAACAGCAAGCATGCCACTGGCCCCGTGATCGAAAACAACGCGGAGCTGCAGACAACCGAGTCTCCGAACCTGAGCGACGTCATCAAGTCCAGCCAGGGAACCATCGAACAACTCAATACGATTCTCGCCAAGGTCAATAACCTGATCGATGCCATGAGCAGCGGGAAGGGCTCGATCGGCCAGCTCATCAACAATCCGGATCTCTACAATAAGGCCGTCAAAACCCTGAACGACCTGCAGGCGACTTCGGACCGCATCAACAGCGGCAAGGGCACCATCGGGAAGCTGGTAGCCGATGACACGCTCTATAACCGCATCAATGATACGGCGGCCCGGCTGCAAGACATCGCCGACGGACTCGACAGCGGCAAGGGCACCGCCGGCAAGCTGCTCAAGGATGAGCAGCTCTATCACAACCTCAATTCAAGCGTCAGCAGTGCAAACCAGCTTCTTGCCGACATCAATGCGGGCAAGGGGGGCCTGGGGCTGCTCGCCAAAGATCCCGCCTTCGCCAAGAAGCTGGATGACACCGTTACAAAACTGGATTCCATCCTGAACCGTGCTGACAGCGGCGAAGGCACACTGGGCCAGCTCGTCCGCAATCCTGCGCTCTATAACAACACCAACCAGATGCTGACGGAGACTCGCGGCCTGATCGTAGGAATCCGGGAGAACCCCAAGAAGTACCTGACCTTCCACGTCAAAGTCTTTTAA
- a CDS encoding M13 family metallopeptidase encodes MQSTRIVRLPAVTLSLICYMICSLVLSQASVTCAQSASSRPKTAANTSASDAPAEPKKPVLFDTTAIDKTADPCTDFYQYACGNWVKANPVPPDQIRWGRFNELAERNNWLLYQQLQAAANPRAKRSPLEAKYGDFYAACMNTAEANEKGMQPVQPALDQIAALKDKRSLASLLASLNTQYGTNALFRFRVEQDDKDSSRQIAAAMQDGLGLPDRDYYLETSERQQKIRQQYTQHVTNIFKLAGDTPEQAADEAASVLAIETALAKASLSHTELREPEKNYHLITVAELDKLAPDFDWSEYFDNIGVGKFGTLNVAQPEFVKGMNALIDTQSLNAWKSYLRWHTLHTAAPWLSTAFDEENYSFYQATLSGQRAPTPRWKRCTRLTDGLLGEAVGQDWVRRNFPPDAKANMSKLVAALDTALAQDIQQLPWMSEATKRQAEEKLAAIRNKIGYPEAWRDYSSVPVQRDDLLGNIHRASHFERQRNLNKLGKPVDESEWGMTPPTVNAYYSASLNDINFPAGILQPPFFDNSMGPAVNFGGIGVVIGHEMTHGFDDAGSKYDGKGNLREWQTPEDRKAFTERTDCEVAEYNNFEAVPGQKLNGKLTLGENTADNGGIRIAYMALMNTLAAEGSKANEQLEGYTPQQQFFIAFGQVWCSNSTDQAARLLARTDPHAPGKWRVNGSVQNFEGFAKAFGCKKGQPMYPEKSCRVW; translated from the coding sequence ATGCAATCTACCCGTATCGTTCGCCTGCCCGCTGTCACTCTATCCCTGATTTGCTACATGATTTGCTCCCTGGTCCTCTCTCAGGCCAGCGTCACCTGCGCGCAATCCGCTTCTTCCCGGCCAAAGACTGCCGCCAATACCTCGGCGTCCGACGCGCCGGCCGAACCGAAAAAGCCGGTCCTGTTCGATACCACGGCCATCGACAAAACCGCCGATCCGTGTACGGATTTCTATCAATACGCCTGCGGCAACTGGGTCAAGGCAAACCCGGTGCCTCCGGACCAGATCCGCTGGGGCCGCTTCAACGAGCTTGCCGAGCGCAACAACTGGCTGCTCTACCAGCAGCTCCAGGCGGCCGCCAATCCCCGCGCAAAGCGCAGCCCGCTGGAGGCAAAATATGGCGATTTCTACGCTGCCTGCATGAACACGGCTGAGGCGAATGAGAAGGGGATGCAACCGGTCCAGCCGGCACTCGATCAAATCGCCGCACTCAAGGATAAGAGGAGCCTTGCCAGCCTGCTGGCATCCCTCAACACGCAGTACGGAACCAATGCGCTCTTCCGCTTCCGCGTTGAACAGGACGACAAGGATTCGTCGCGGCAGATTGCCGCGGCAATGCAGGACGGCCTGGGTCTTCCCGACCGCGATTATTACCTGGAGACGAGCGAACGGCAGCAGAAAATACGCCAGCAATACACCCAGCATGTGACAAATATCTTCAAGCTGGCCGGAGACACGCCAGAGCAGGCCGCAGACGAGGCCGCAAGTGTGCTGGCCATCGAAACTGCGCTGGCTAAGGCTTCGTTGAGCCACACCGAACTGCGCGAACCCGAGAAGAACTACCATCTCATCACCGTGGCGGAACTGGACAAGCTCGCGCCGGACTTCGACTGGAGCGAGTATTTCGACAACATTGGCGTGGGCAAGTTCGGCACGCTCAACGTCGCTCAACCCGAGTTCGTGAAGGGCATGAATGCGTTGATCGATACGCAGAGCCTCAATGCCTGGAAGAGCTATCTGCGCTGGCATACGCTGCACACCGCGGCACCGTGGTTGTCCACGGCCTTCGACGAGGAGAACTACAGCTTCTATCAAGCCACCCTCTCCGGCCAGCGGGCGCCGACTCCCCGCTGGAAGCGTTGCACCCGGCTGACGGATGGATTGCTCGGTGAAGCCGTCGGACAGGATTGGGTCCGGAGGAACTTTCCTCCCGACGCCAAGGCCAACATGAGCAAGCTGGTGGCAGCGCTCGACACCGCGCTCGCCCAGGACATTCAGCAGCTCCCGTGGATGTCGGAGGCAACCAAAAGGCAGGCGGAGGAGAAGCTCGCGGCAATCCGCAACAAGATCGGCTACCCGGAGGCCTGGCGTGACTACTCCAGCGTGCCCGTCCAGCGCGATGACCTGCTCGGCAACATCCACCGCGCCTCGCATTTCGAGCGCCAGCGCAACCTCAACAAGCTGGGCAAACCGGTAGACGAGAGCGAGTGGGGCATGACTCCTCCCACAGTCAACGCCTACTACAGCGCAAGCCTTAACGACATCAATTTCCCCGCCGGGATACTGCAGCCGCCGTTTTTTGACAACTCCATGGGACCGGCGGTTAACTTCGGCGGAATCGGCGTCGTGATCGGCCACGAGATGACGCACGGCTTCGACGACGCAGGCAGCAAATACGACGGGAAGGGCAACCTCCGGGAGTGGCAGACACCGGAAGACCGCAAGGCCTTTACCGAGCGAACCGACTGCGAGGTGGCGGAATATAACAACTTTGAGGCCGTCCCGGGGCAAAAGCTCAACGGCAAGCTCACCCTTGGCGAAAACACCGCCGACAACGGCGGGATTCGCATTGCCTACATGGCCCTGATGAACACTCTGGCCGCCGAAGGCTCCAAGGCGAACGAGCAGTTGGAGGGATACACGCCGCAGCAGCAGTTCTTTATCGCCTTCGGTCAGGTGTGGTGCTCCAATTCCACGGATCAGGCCGCCCGCCTGCTGGCGCGCACCGATCCCCACGCCCCCGGCAAGTGGCGCGTCAACGGCTCTGTGCAGAATTTTGAGGGCTTCGCCAAGGCTTTTGGCTGCAAAAAAGGCCAGCCCATGTACCCGGAAAAGAGCTGCCGCGTCTGGTGA